From Staphylothermus hellenicus DSM 12710, a single genomic window includes:
- a CDS encoding DUF2095 family protein has product MKISIEEFKKKYPHLAEEVLGEEKSQDLNLTIKKPIPDPWRGYIPGPIDYIRRCKTVEEALEVLDYLEKHGEINSDEANELRRILKEKGLGFFGSRKEDNYYYRKAVEYWKKLSRIISEQRPQQS; this is encoded by the coding sequence ATGAAGATTAGTATAGAGGAGTTCAAGAAAAAATATCCGCATCTAGCTGAGGAGGTTTTAGGAGAGGAGAAAAGCCAAGATCTAAACTTAACAATTAAAAAACCAATTCCGGATCCCTGGAGAGGCTATATTCCGGGACCAATAGATTATATTAGGAGATGCAAAACAGTTGAGGAAGCCTTAGAGGTTCTGGATTATCTTGAAAAACATGGTGAAATAAATAGTGATGAAGCAAATGAGCTTAGGCGAATATTGAAGGAGAAGGGATTGGGATTCTTTGGTTCACGTAAAGAAGACAATTACTATTACAGGAAAGCTGTAGAGTACTGGAAGAAACTCTCAAGAATCATCTCCGAGCAGCGGCCGCAACAATCTTGA
- the glmU gene encoding bifunctional sugar-1-phosphate nucleotidylyltransferase/acetyltransferase produces the protein MKAIILAAGKGLRLRPITETRPKPLIPILCKPLLQWQLEALAGIDEIDEVIIVVSYLKEKVEQFIRKVNVPFKITLLDQGEELGTGDAVLKAIRKKGIDEKTLIIYGDIFLKDWNKLKQLFLTRKNSIVGVEVDNPSDYGVIIVDENNSFKGIIEKPAIPPSSLINAGIYFLDARDILKHSDIEPSPRGELEFTDILTSMARNGIEIKVYQLNKGEWIDIGKPWHLLDANRMALENISTKIMGSIEPGAHVHGRVFVGEDTIIKSGTYIDGPVYIGKNTVIGPNAYLRPYSVICDGSKIGFSVEVKSSLIMENVHISHLSYVGDSIICEHVNFGAGTITANLRFDDKPVKMYIRGKKESSGRRKLGAIIGAYVKTGINVSFMPGVKIGSHSWIAPGAIVYKDIPPRSFYRWMGIGYIENLKENQKIRDK, from the coding sequence ATGAAGGCAATAATTCTAGCAGCAGGTAAAGGGTTAAGACTTAGACCCATCACTGAGACTAGGCCTAAGCCCCTCATACCTATTCTATGTAAACCGCTTCTCCAATGGCAACTAGAAGCATTAGCTGGGATTGATGAAATAGATGAGGTTATAATTGTTGTTAGTTATTTAAAAGAAAAAGTTGAACAATTTATTAGGAAAGTAAATGTGCCGTTTAAAATAACCCTTCTTGATCAGGGGGAAGAGCTTGGCACAGGAGACGCTGTACTAAAAGCAATTAGGAAAAAAGGCATTGACGAGAAAACATTGATTATTTATGGTGATATTTTTCTTAAAGACTGGAATAAGTTGAAACAACTGTTTTTAACGAGAAAAAATTCCATAGTAGGTGTTGAAGTTGATAATCCTAGTGATTATGGAGTTATAATTGTTGATGAAAATAATTCATTCAAGGGAATAATTGAGAAACCAGCCATTCCCCCATCCAGCCTGATCAATGCGGGAATATATTTCTTAGACGCTAGAGATATACTTAAACATAGCGATATAGAACCAAGTCCTAGAGGAGAACTTGAATTCACAGATATACTAACATCAATGGCTAGAAACGGCATTGAAATAAAGGTTTATCAACTAAATAAAGGAGAATGGATCGACATAGGTAAGCCTTGGCATTTGCTAGATGCAAACAGGATGGCATTAGAAAATATATCAACTAAAATAATGGGTTCAATAGAGCCAGGAGCCCACGTACATGGTAGAGTATTTGTTGGAGAAGACACAATTATTAAGTCAGGAACATATATTGATGGACCTGTTTACATTGGCAAAAACACTGTTATCGGTCCAAACGCGTATTTAAGACCATACAGTGTAATATGTGATGGATCAAAAATAGGTTTCTCAGTAGAAGTTAAATCGAGCCTTATAATGGAAAACGTACATATTAGTCATCTAAGCTATGTTGGAGATAGTATAATATGTGAACACGTAAACTTTGGCGCTGGCACTATTACAGCTAATCTAAGATTTGACGATAAACCCGTTAAGATGTATATAAGGGGAAAAAAGGAGTCTAGTGGTAGAAGAAAACTTGGCGCGATTATAGGTGCATATGTGAAGACAGGTATAAATGTCTCGTTCATGCCTGGCGTAAAAATAGGTTCTCATTCATGGATTGCTCCTGGTGCAATCGTATATAAGGATATACCTCCTAGAAGCTTCTATAGATGGATGGGAATAGGATATATAGAGAACCTTAAAGAAAATCAGAAAATAAGGGATAAATGA
- a CDS encoding SPOUT family RNA methylase: MIAPIGIVEAYPLARFIESLIEGIESRYKVQNKSYHRRAHRVPVYLMDLHQLVRDRSNEAIIVFEPEGKYIGDVEEELAELVLKSRRRVSLLFGSRTGIPTGIYRYADLVVDIAPGITLSTEYAAAAGLIALATTIYNKYRLINNEGNNSSSR, translated from the coding sequence GTGATAGCTCCTATCGGAATAGTTGAAGCTTATCCACTAGCTAGATTCATCGAGAGCTTGATTGAAGGTATAGAGTCTCGATATAAGGTGCAGAATAAATCTTATCATCGAAGAGCTCATAGGGTCCCAGTATATTTGATGGATCTACACCAACTTGTTAGGGATAGAAGTAATGAGGCAATAATTGTTTTTGAGCCTGAAGGAAAATATATTGGTGACGTTGAAGAAGAATTAGCAGAACTTGTTCTTAAATCTAGGAGGCGTGTAAGCTTGTTGTTCGGCTCTAGAACAGGTATACCTACTGGAATATATAGATATGCTGATTTAGTAGTAGATATTGCACCTGGTATTACATTATCTACGGAATATGCAGCAGCGGCGGGCTTAATAGCTTTAGCAACAACAATATATAATAAGTATAGGTTGATAAATAATGAAGGCAATAATTCTAGCAGCAGGTAA
- a CDS encoding IS200/IS605 family accessory protein TnpB-related protein has protein sequence MPRLINKGIVREALRRGYGIVLEQLGKKPANNMIKKIKNKQLRHRIFQASFRGMQNAIVEKAQEYGVPVVYVDPRNTSKQCPIHKAQIIYDNGSRIGKCSMGGELWHRDIVACWNILFRALGVDGSNAPRPIGITVDGRPVPLASTATHDTTTLKRGLWERWKSLPYHFIVISMVGTNGKELGEKYRILK, from the coding sequence ATGCCAAGACTCATCAACAAGGGCATTGTAAGAGAAGCTCTTAGGAGAGGCTATGGAATTGTCCTTGAACAACTAGGTAAGAAACCAGCAAACAATATGATTAAGAAGATAAAGAACAAACAGCTGCGGCACAGGATCTTCCAAGCATCTTTTAGGGGCATGCAGAACGCTATAGTTGAGAAGGCACAAGAATATGGTGTACCCGTAGTATATGTTGATCCTAGGAATACTTCAAAACAATGCCCAATACATAAAGCCCAAATAATATATGATAACGGGTCCAGGATCGGAAAGTGTAGCATGGGCGGAGAACTCTGGCATAGAGACATAGTTGCTTGCTGGAACATTCTTTTCCGCGCCCTAGGGGTTGATGGGAGCAATGCTCCAAGGCCCATAGGGATCACCGTAGATGGGAGGCCCGTGCCGTTGGCCTCGACCGCCACCCATGACACCACAACCCTAAAAAGAGGGTTGTGGGAGAGGTGGAAGTCCCTACCGTATCATTTTATAGTTATATCTATGGTAGGGACAAACGGAAAAGAATTGGGAGAGAAATACAGAATTTTGAAGTGA